In the uncultured Methanobrevibacter sp. genome, one interval contains:
- the surE gene encoding 5'/3'-nucleotidase SurE — translation MKNILISNDDGVLGPGILANKQALEGFANVTVVAPQENNSAVGRKVNIMKHMYLKEYELADDSMAYGLSGTPADSVNVGINYVCDEKPDLVVTGINPGINISRFQITTSGTVCAALEAVGLGVPAIACSLFLDDDCFKQDEEGNWYVDTDYSFAQEILAKLVKKVLDEGLPEGVDLFNLNIPSKPLSDKIKITTLADRMLHFNILERVDEDGNDTVMNVPQLIEEYEEGTDGYCLLVERRPSLTPLSVNFGGKITGLEDWEF, via the coding sequence ATGAAAAACATTTTAATATCAAATGATGATGGTGTTCTTGGTCCAGGTATTCTGGCTAATAAACAGGCACTTGAAGGCTTTGCTAATGTTACTGTTGTAGCACCTCAAGAGAATAACAGTGCTGTAGGTCGCAAAGTCAATATCATGAAGCATATGTATTTGAAAGAGTATGAATTGGCTGATGACAGCATGGCTTACGGCTTGTCTGGAACTCCTGCGGATTCTGTTAATGTAGGTATTAATTATGTTTGCGATGAAAAGCCGGATCTTGTTGTAACTGGAATCAATCCAGGAATCAATATAAGCAGATTCCAAATCACTACCTCTGGAACAGTTTGTGCAGCACTTGAAGCAGTTGGACTTGGAGTGCCTGCAATTGCCTGCTCCTTGTTCTTGGATGATGATTGCTTTAAGCAGGATGAAGAGGGCAATTGGTATGTGGATACAGATTATAGCTTTGCTCAAGAGATTCTTGCTAAATTGGTTAAAAAGGTTTTGGATGAAGGGCTTCCCGAAGGAGTCGACTTATTTAACTTGAATATTCCATCCAAGCCATTGTCTGATAAAATTAAGATAACAACTCTTGCAGATAGAATGCTTCATTTTAATATTCTTGAGAGAGTTGATGAGGATGGAAATGATACAGTCATGAATGTCCCTCAATTGATTGAAGAATATGAAGAGGGAACCGATGGATACTGTTTATTGGTTGAAAGAAGGCCTAGCTTGACTCCTTTAAGCGTTAATTTTGGAGGCAAAATCACTGGATTGGAAGATTGGGAATTTTGA